From a single Miscanthus floridulus cultivar M001 chromosome 8, ASM1932011v1, whole genome shotgun sequence genomic region:
- the LOC136475795 gene encoding LOW QUALITY PROTEIN: pentatricopeptide repeat-containing protein At4g20770-like (The sequence of the model RefSeq protein was modified relative to this genomic sequence to represent the inferred CDS: deleted 2 bases in 2 codons), protein MANLAAQLAAVLQACIKRSGGPKPSRAHAKAAHARVLAAGLAADTFLLNRLVDLYSLSGLPCHALRAFRALPRPNVYSYNAAISAACRAGDLAAARDLLGQMPDRNAVSWNTVIAAVARSDSPGEALEMYQGMLQEGLEPTNFTLASVLSACGAVAALDDGRRCHGLAVKVGLDGNQFVENGLLGMYTKCGSIADAVRLFDGMASPNEVSFTAMMGGLAQSGAVDDALRLFARMSRSGIRVDPVAVSSVLGACAQACAGDYNVARAIRLAQSIHALVVRKGFGSDQHLGNSLIDMYAKGMKMDEAMKVFESMSSVSVVSWNILITGYGQLGCYERALEVLDFMQESGFEPNEVTYSNMLASCIKARDVPSARAMFDKISKPTVTTWNTLLSGYSQEELHQDTIELFWRMQHQNVQPDRTTLAVILSSCSRLGILELGKQVHSASVRLLLHNDMFVASGLIDMYSKCGQVGVSQIIFNMMTERDVVCWNSMISGLAIHSLNEEAFNFFKQMRENGMFPTESSYASMINSYAKLSCIPQGRQIHAQVLKDGYDQNVYVGSSLIDMYAKCGNMDDARLFFNCMIMKNIVAWNEMIHGYAQNGFGEKAVELFEYMLTTKQKPDSVTFIAVLTGCSHSGLVDEAITFFNSMESNYGITPLVEHYTCLIDALGRVGRFAEIEAVIDKMPYKDDPILWEVLLAACVVHHNAELGEFAAKHLFRLDPKNPSSYVLLSNIYATLGRHGDASAVRALMSSRGVVKGRGYSWVNHKDGARAFMVADDLGSNVGEPTMFSDNEDTSGMTQVHLRETCAG, encoded by the exons ATGGCCAACCTAGCGGCCCAACTCGCTGCCGTGCTCCAGGCCTGCATCAAGCGTAGCGGCGGCCCCAAGCCCAGCCGCGCCCACGCCAAGGCCGCGCACGCGCGCGTCCTCGCCGCCGGCCTCGCCGCCGACACTTTCCTCCTCAACCGCCTCGTCGATCTCTACTCCCTCTCGGGCCTGCCATGCCACGCGCTCCGCGCCTTCCGCGCGCTGCCCCGCCCCAACGTCTACTCCTACAACGCTGCCATCTCGGCTGCCTGCCGCGCGGGGGACCTCGCCGCCGCCAGGGACCTGCTCGGCCAAATGCCCGACCGGAACGCCGTCTCCTGGAACACCGTCATCGCCGCCGTCGCGCGGTCGGATTCCCCGGGGGAAGCGCTGGAGATGTACCAGGGGATGCTGCAGGAGGGCCTCGAGCCGACGAACTTCACGCTCGCCAGCGTGCTCAGCGCGTGCGGCGCCGTGGCCGCGCTCGATGACGGGAGGCGCTGCCATGGGCTCGCCGTCAAGGTCGGGCTCGACGGGAACCAGTTCGTCGAGAACGGGCTTCTCGGCATGTACACAAAGTGCGGGAGCATCGCCGACGCGGTCAGGCTGTTCGACGGGATGGCTAGCCCGAACGAGGTTTCGTTCACGGCGATGATGGGCGGGCTAGCGCAGAGCGGGGCCGTCGACGATGCCCTCAGGCTGTTCGCGCGGATGAGCAGGAGCGGGATTCGTGTTGATCCGGTAGCTGTCTCCAGTGTTCTGGGCGCGTGTGCGCAGGCCTGCGCTGGTGACTACAATGTCGCTCGTGCAATCCGGCTTGCACAGTCCATTCATGCATTGGTTGTCAGAAAAGGTTTTGGATCGGACCAACATTTGGGGAACTCGTTGATTGATATGTATGCAAAGGGCATGAAGATGGACGAGGCCATGAAAGTCTTTGAGTCGATGTCCAGTGTCAGT GTTGTTTCTTGGAACATTCTTATAACTGGATATGGTCAATTGGGTTGCTATGAGAGGGCCTTGGAAGTACTGGACTTTATGCAAGAGTCAGGTTTTGAGCCCAATGAGGTAACTTACAGTAACATGCTTGCTTCTTGTATTAAGGCAAGGGATGTTCCATCTGCTCGTGCAATGTTTGACAAGATATCAAAGCCAACTGTGACTACGTGGAACACCCTTTTATCCGGCTACAGCCAGGAGGAACTGCATCAAGACACAATCGAGTTGTTTTGGAGAATGCAACATCAAAATGTGCAACCTGACCGGACAACTTTGGCTGTGATCCTCAGTTCATGCTCTAGATTAGGAATTTTGGAACTGGGCAAGCAAGTGCATTCTGCTTCAGTAAGACTATTGCTTCATAATGACATGTTTGTTGCGAGTGGTTTGATTGATATGTATTCAAAATGTGGTCAGGTTGGCGTCTCACagatcattttcaacatgatGACC GAGAGAGACGTGGTATGTTGGAATTCCATGATCTCAGGTTTGGCTATCCATTCTTTGAATGAAGAGGCCTTCAATTTCTTCAAGCAGATGCGGGAAAATGGAATGTTCCCCACAGAATCCTCTTATGCTAGTATGATCAATTCATATGCTAAATTGTCATGCATACCTCAAGGTAGGCAGATACATGCTCAGGTTCTGAAGGATGGTTATGATCAGAATGTCTATGTTGGCAGTTCCCTGATCGACATGTATGCTAAGTGTGGCAACATGGATGATGCACGCCTTTTCTTCAACTGCATGATTATGAAGAACATAGTGGCATGGAATGAGATGATCCATGGATATGCTCAGAATGGTTTTGGAGAGAAAGCTGTGGAATTGTTTGAGTACATGCTAACCACAAAACAGAAGCCTGACAGTGTGACTTTCATTGCTGTCCTGACAGGATGCAGTCACTCTGGGCTCGTTGATGAAGCGATTACATTCTTTAATTCCATGGAGAGCAACTATGGGATTACACCATTAGTTGAGCATTATACATGCCTTATAGATGCACTGGGGCGGGTTGGCCGTTTTGCTGAAATTGAGGCTGTGATAGATAAAATGCCATACAAGGATGATCCTATACTGTGGGAAGTTCTTCTAGCTGCATGTGTTGTACATCACAATGCTGAGTTGGGGGAATTTGCTGCCAAGCATCTGTTCCGCCTTGATCCAAAGAATCCATCATCTTATGTGCTTCTATCAAACATATATGCTACCTTGGGTCGACATGGTGATGCCTCAGCCGTTAGGGCACTGATGAGTAGTCGTGGTGTTGTGAAAGGCCGTGGATACAGCTGGGTGAATCACAAGGATGGTGCTCGTGCCTTTATGGTAGCTGATGATCTTGGATCGAATGTTGGAGAACCCACAATGTTCAGTGATAACGAGGACACTTCTGGGATGACACAAGTGCACCTACGCGAAACCTGTGCTGGATGA